One Thiocapsa sp. genomic window carries:
- a CDS encoding propionyl-CoA synthetase has product MGYQAVYERSMKDPESFWAEAAELIDWDRPWDKVLDSSNPPFNRWFAGGMLNTCYNAVDRHVAAGRGDQPAIIHDSPVTGTKTVITYAELQDQVARFAGALLALGVTKGDRVIVYMPMVPEAAVAMLGCARIGAVHSVVFGGFSARELATRIDDAKPKVMVAGSCGIEPNRVVHYKPLLDSAINLAEHKPEHCIILQREQEPGTLIAGRDLGWTEALAAAEPAACVSVAATDPLYILYTSGTTGQPKGVVRDHGGHAVAMAWTMENVYDVKPGEVFWAASDVGWVVGHSYIVYAPLLAGCTTILYEGKPVGTPDAGAFWRVISEHRVSVLFTAPTAFRAIKRDDPNAEHLGRYDLGSLRALFLAGERCDPDTLGWAQKILGIPVIDHWWQTETGWAIAANCLGIEQLPVKPGSPTRAVPGYDIQVLDDEGLSVAPGDIGRIMIKLPLPPGCLPTLWGNDARFVQSYLSAQPGYYLTGDAGYLDDEGYLFVMSRIDDIINVAGHRLSTGAMEGVLASHPDVAECAVIGAHDQLKGELPVGLVVLKSGVSRDDAVITKELVNLVRDQIGPVAAFKTVVVVQRLPKTRSGKILRGTMKSIADGKDYRMPATIDDPAILEEIETALGKIGYAQHG; this is encoded by the coding sequence ATGGGTTATCAAGCCGTCTACGAGCGATCGATGAAGGATCCGGAGTCGTTCTGGGCCGAGGCCGCCGAGCTCATCGACTGGGATCGGCCGTGGGACAAGGTCCTGGACAGCTCCAACCCGCCCTTCAATCGCTGGTTCGCGGGCGGGATGCTGAACACCTGCTACAACGCCGTGGATCGGCACGTCGCCGCCGGACGGGGCGATCAACCCGCCATCATCCACGACAGCCCCGTCACCGGCACCAAGACGGTGATCACCTACGCGGAGCTGCAGGATCAGGTCGCGCGCTTCGCCGGGGCCTTGCTCGCACTCGGCGTGACCAAGGGCGATCGGGTCATCGTCTACATGCCGATGGTGCCGGAAGCGGCCGTCGCCATGCTCGGCTGCGCCCGGATCGGCGCAGTCCATTCGGTGGTGTTCGGCGGTTTCTCCGCGCGCGAGCTGGCCACCCGGATCGACGACGCCAAACCCAAGGTGATGGTCGCCGGATCCTGCGGCATCGAGCCCAATCGGGTCGTCCACTACAAGCCGCTGCTCGACTCGGCCATCAATCTGGCCGAGCACAAGCCCGAGCACTGCATCATCCTGCAACGCGAGCAGGAGCCCGGCACCCTGATCGCGGGACGCGACCTCGGCTGGACCGAGGCGCTGGCCGCCGCCGAGCCGGCCGCCTGTGTTTCGGTCGCCGCGACCGACCCGCTCTATATCCTCTACACCTCCGGCACCACCGGCCAACCCAAGGGCGTGGTGCGCGACCACGGCGGACACGCGGTCGCTATGGCCTGGACCATGGAGAACGTCTACGACGTCAAGCCTGGCGAGGTCTTCTGGGCCGCATCCGACGTGGGCTGGGTGGTCGGACACTCCTACATCGTCTATGCGCCGTTGCTCGCCGGCTGCACGACGATCCTCTACGAGGGCAAACCGGTCGGCACACCCGACGCCGGGGCCTTCTGGCGCGTGATCTCCGAGCACCGTGTCTCCGTGCTCTTTACGGCGCCCACCGCCTTCCGCGCCATCAAGCGCGACGATCCGAACGCCGAGCATCTCGGACGCTACGATCTCGGCAGCCTGCGTGCGCTCTTCCTCGCAGGCGAGCGGTGCGACCCGGATACGCTGGGTTGGGCGCAGAAGATCCTGGGCATCCCGGTCATCGACCATTGGTGGCAGACCGAGACCGGCTGGGCAATCGCCGCGAACTGTCTCGGCATCGAGCAGCTCCCGGTCAAGCCCGGCTCGCCGACCCGCGCCGTACCCGGTTACGACATTCAGGTCCTGGACGACGAGGGGCTCTCGGTCGCACCCGGCGACATCGGGCGCATCATGATCAAGTTACCGCTGCCGCCCGGATGCCTGCCGACCCTGTGGGGCAACGATGCACGCTTCGTCCAGTCGTATCTTTCGGCCCAACCGGGCTACTACCTGACCGGCGACGCCGGCTATCTGGACGATGAAGGCTACCTCTTCGTCATGAGCCGTATCGACGACATCATCAATGTCGCCGGTCACCGACTCTCCACCGGCGCAATGGAAGGTGTACTCGCCTCCCACCCGGATGTGGCCGAATGCGCCGTGATCGGGGCGCACGACCAGCTCAAGGGCGAGCTGCCCGTGGGGCTGGTGGTGCTGAAATCGGGCGTCTCGCGCGACGATGCCGTCATCACCAAAGAGCTGGTGAATCTGGTCCGCGATCAGATCGGACCCGTCGCCGCCTTCAAGACCGTGGTCGTCGTGCAGCGGTTGCCCAAGACCCGCTCGGGCAAGATCCTGCGCGGCACCATGAAGTCGATCGCCGACGGCAAGGACTACCGCATGCCCGCCACGATCGACGACCCCGCCATTCTGGAAGAGATCGAGACGGCGCTGGGCAAGATCGGCTACGCGCAGCACGGCTGA
- the hemL gene encoding glutamate-1-semialdehyde 2,1-aminomutase gives MSRSHDLFQAAQRHIPGGVNSPVRAFRGVGGDPVFFDSASGAYAIDADGKRYVDYVGSWGPMILGHAHPQVIAAVQERIQKGLSFGAPTELETTMADRVCELVPSMDLVRMVSSGTEATMSALRLARGYTGRDKVIKFEGCYHGHVDSLLVKAGSGALTLGEPSSPGVPAALAELTITLAYNDLEQVRETFAEIGSEIACIIVEPVAGNMNCIPPVPGFLEGLRAICDQYGAVLIFDEVMTGFRVSRGGAQELFGVTPDLTALGKVIGGGMPVGAFGGKREIMSRISPLGPVYQAGTLSGNPIAMAAGLKTLELLSEPGFYDRLSATTAQLLAGLQARADAAGIPFSTNQAGGMFGLFFTGEKVTNYAQATTCNQDQFKTFFHAMLERGVYLAPSAFEAGFVSMAHGEAEIQATLDAAEESFALIAD, from the coding sequence ATGAGCCGATCCCATGATCTCTTCCAAGCCGCGCAGCGCCATATCCCCGGCGGCGTGAACTCGCCGGTGCGCGCGTTTCGCGGCGTCGGCGGCGATCCGGTCTTCTTCGACAGCGCCTCCGGTGCCTACGCGATCGACGCCGACGGCAAGCGCTATGTCGACTATGTCGGCTCCTGGGGCCCCATGATCCTCGGGCACGCCCATCCGCAGGTCATCGCGGCCGTGCAGGAGCGCATCCAGAAGGGCCTCTCCTTCGGCGCCCCGACCGAGCTCGAAACAACCATGGCCGACCGCGTCTGCGAGCTGGTCCCGAGCATGGACCTGGTCCGCATGGTCAGCTCCGGCACCGAGGCGACCATGAGCGCCCTGCGGCTGGCCCGCGGCTACACGGGCCGCGACAAGGTCATCAAGTTCGAGGGCTGCTACCACGGTCATGTCGACTCGCTCCTGGTGAAGGCCGGCTCCGGTGCACTGACCCTCGGCGAGCCGAGCTCCCCCGGCGTGCCCGCGGCCCTGGCCGAGCTGACGATCACGCTGGCCTACAACGACCTGGAGCAGGTCCGCGAGACCTTCGCCGAGATCGGCAGCGAGATCGCCTGCATCATCGTCGAACCGGTCGCCGGCAACATGAACTGCATCCCGCCCGTGCCGGGATTCCTCGAAGGTCTGCGCGCGATCTGCGACCAATACGGCGCCGTGCTCATCTTCGACGAGGTCATGACGGGCTTTCGCGTCTCGCGCGGCGGCGCCCAGGAACTGTTCGGCGTCACCCCGGACCTCACCGCGCTCGGCAAGGTCATCGGCGGCGGCATGCCGGTCGGCGCCTTCGGCGGCAAGCGCGAGATCATGTCCCGCATCTCCCCGCTCGGTCCCGTCTATCAAGCCGGTACACTCTCGGGCAACCCGATCGCGATGGCAGCCGGTCTGAAGACCCTCGAGCTGCTCAGCGAACCCGGCTTCTACGACCGCCTGAGCGCCACCACGGCGCAGCTCCTCGCCGGCCTTCAGGCACGCGCCGATGCCGCGGGGATCCCCTTCAGCACCAATCAGGCCGGCGGCATGTTCGGGCTCTTCTTCACCGGCGAGAAGGTCACGAACTACGCGCAAGCGACCACCTGCAATCAGGACCAGTTCAAGACCTTCTTCCACGCCATGCTCGAGCGCGGGGTCTACCTGGCGCCGTCCGCGTTCGAGGCCGGTTTCGTCTCGATGGCGCACGGCGAGGCCGAGATCCAGGCGACGCTGGATGCGGCCGAGGAGAGCTTTGCCCTCATCGCCGACTAA
- the thiE gene encoding thiamine phosphate synthase has translation MTHLDGLYLITPDTAEPPDVLAEQVAQAIAGGARLVQYRHKGPDRRLRLDQAAAVFGVCRAAGMPLIVNDDVALAAEIGADGVHLGRNDGDPIAARRRLGADAIIGVSCYDDLALARAAEQAGASYVAFGSFFPSATKPHAVRASVELLSAARDSLRIPAVAIGGITPQNGGLLIAAGARMLAVVTGVFAQPDLAAAARAYASLFLHGDPR, from the coding sequence ATGACACACCTCGACGGACTCTATCTGATCACCCCGGACACCGCGGAGCCCCCCGACGTCCTCGCCGAGCAGGTCGCGCAGGCCATCGCGGGTGGGGCCAGGCTCGTCCAGTATCGCCATAAAGGACCGGATCGACGGCTCAGACTCGACCAGGCCGCCGCCGTATTCGGCGTCTGTCGGGCCGCCGGGATGCCCCTCATCGTCAACGACGATGTCGCACTCGCCGCGGAGATCGGCGCCGACGGGGTCCATCTCGGCCGCAACGACGGCGACCCCATCGCGGCCCGTCGGCGCCTCGGCGCGGACGCCATCATCGGCGTCTCCTGCTACGACGATCTGGCCCTCGCCCGGGCCGCCGAGCAGGCCGGGGCCAGCTATGTCGCCTTCGGGAGCTTCTTCCCCTCGGCGACCAAACCGCATGCGGTGCGCGCCTCCGTGGAGCTTCTGAGCGCCGCGCGCGACAGCCTTCGCATTCCCGCGGTTGCGATCGGCGGGATCACGCCACAAAATGGCGGGCTATTGATCGCGGCGGGCGCCCGGATGCTGGCGGTCGTGACCGGTGTCTTTGCGCAGCCGGACCTCGCCGCCGCGGCGCGCGCCTATGCCTCACTTTTTCTCCACGGAGACCCCCGATGA
- a CDS encoding hydroxymethylpyrimidine/phosphomethylpyrimidine kinase has translation MSRINDRPLVLCVGGHDPSGGAGILADAEAVRAAGAFPVTVISALTEQNTCGLSRVYPQAPGHVAGQCRALLRDCIPGALKIGMIGSAPLIDLLGTLIDENPDLPVVLDPVLGSGAGQRVADAAMLDRLRGGLIRRSTLVTPNLPEAQTLTGALGPSDCATRLLSLGASWVLITGTHDDTPDVTNWLFNAEGLQQRLDWPRLAGEYHGSGCTLASAIAARLALGAPMPEAVAEAQAYTWESLDRALRTGRCQLTPNRLYALDP, from the coding sequence ATGAGCAGGATCAACGATCGACCCCTCGTCCTCTGCGTCGGCGGCCACGACCCGAGCGGCGGGGCCGGCATCCTCGCCGACGCCGAGGCCGTGCGGGCCGCGGGCGCCTTCCCGGTCACCGTCATCAGCGCGCTGACCGAGCAAAACACCTGCGGGCTTTCGCGCGTCTACCCGCAAGCCCCGGGACATGTCGCGGGACAGTGTCGCGCCCTGTTGCGCGACTGCATCCCCGGCGCACTCAAGATCGGGATGATCGGCAGCGCCCCGCTGATCGACCTGCTCGGCACGCTGATCGACGAAAACCCCGACCTTCCGGTGGTCCTCGACCCCGTCCTGGGCAGCGGCGCCGGACAACGGGTCGCGGACGCCGCCATGCTGGATCGATTGCGCGGGGGCCTGATTCGCCGCAGCACGCTCGTCACGCCGAATCTGCCCGAGGCGCAAACCTTGACCGGCGCACTCGGCCCATCCGACTGCGCGACGCGCCTGCTCTCGCTCGGCGCATCATGGGTCCTGATCACGGGCACGCACGACGACACCCCCGACGTCACCAATTGGCTGTTCAACGCCGAGGGGCTTCAACAACGCCTGGACTGGCCGCGCCTGGCCGGCGAATATCATGGTTCGGGCTGCACGCTGGCGAGCGCGATCGCCGCCCGCCTCGCGCTCGGGGCGCCGATGCCGGAGGCCGTCGCCGAGGCCCAAGCCTACACCTGGGAGAGCCTCGATCGGGCGCTCCGGACCGGCCGCTGCCAGCTGACACCCAATCGCCTTTACGCACTCGACCCATGA
- a CDS encoding rubredoxin: protein MKTYMCVICGLIYDEAEGWPDDDIPPGTRWEDVPLNWKCPECGAGKDDFEMVEV, encoded by the coding sequence ATGAAGACCTACATGTGTGTGATTTGCGGCTTGATCTACGACGAGGCCGAGGGCTGGCCCGACGACGATATCCCGCCCGGGACGCGTTGGGAGGATGTCCCGCTCAACTGGAAGTGTCCCGAGTGCGGTGCCGGGAAGGACGACTTCGAGATGGTCGAGGTCTGA
- a CDS encoding DUF5063 domain-containing protein: MSGLEGLEVAGLARRYCDLIEASSTDEHRRRWLWDVASLLPRLQAAISSVSAPVSGVIPMSVADLDARFELFWRLRRLLADRDGYWLEFDRASEGADGMTGSLADDLTDIYCELKSGLGLYACHPECALRGWAYGFDRHWRQHLVDAERHLALLAAQGRLDL; this comes from the coding sequence TTGAGCGGACTCGAGGGCCTTGAGGTTGCCGGGCTCGCCAGGCGGTATTGTGATCTTATCGAGGCGTCTTCAACGGACGAGCATCGTCGGCGTTGGTTGTGGGATGTCGCAAGCCTGCTGCCGCGTCTTCAGGCAGCCATCTCCTCGGTGTCGGCCCCGGTTTCGGGCGTGATTCCGATGAGCGTGGCGGATCTCGATGCGCGCTTCGAGCTGTTCTGGCGCTTGCGCCGGCTGCTCGCCGATCGCGACGGCTATTGGTTGGAGTTCGATCGTGCCAGCGAGGGTGCCGACGGGATGACCGGGAGCTTGGCGGACGATCTGACCGACATCTATTGCGAGCTGAAATCCGGACTCGGGCTCTATGCGTGTCACCCCGAGTGCGCCCTGAGGGGCTGGGCCTACGGGTTCGATCGCCACTGGCGCCAACATCTCGTCGATGCCGAGCGCCACCTCGCCCTGCTCGCTGCACAAGGTCGGCTCGACCTTTGA
- a CDS encoding iron-sulfur cluster assembly accessory protein — protein MSAVLNDIELTLTAPAQAKMADLFEQVDDNVQGVRVFATPGGCSGISFGMTFTDAINDDDGVLAFDGFKVVVDDGTLPYLRGVEIDFVDQGEGNATFVFNNLPQLGGGGGCGSCGSSSSSGGGGGCS, from the coding sequence ATGTCCGCGGTGTTGAATGATATCGAGCTGACGCTGACCGCGCCGGCTCAAGCGAAGATGGCCGATCTGTTCGAGCAAGTCGACGACAACGTTCAGGGCGTGCGTGTCTTCGCGACGCCCGGTGGCTGTAGCGGTATCAGCTTCGGGATGACCTTCACCGATGCCATCAACGACGACGACGGCGTGTTGGCATTCGACGGCTTCAAGGTCGTGGTCGACGACGGTACGCTGCCCTATCTGCGCGGTGTGGAGATCGACTTTGTCGATCAAGGCGAGGGCAACGCGACCTTCGTCTTCAACAATCTTCCGCAGCTCGGCGGCGGCGGAGGCTGTGGCTCTTGCGGGTCCTCGTCGTCCTCGGGCGGCGGCGGCGGCTGCTCCTGA
- the argC gene encoding N-acetyl-gamma-glutamyl-phosphate reductase has protein sequence MVRVGIVGGTGYTGAELLRILVRHPAAELAVITSRSEAGIRVAEMFPHLRGRLDLEFTVPDDGALAECDLVFFATPNGTAMQAVPDLLGRGVRVVDLAADFRLKDPDLWETWYGMPHACPELLAEAVYGLPELNRDAVRGARLVANPGCYPTAVTLGFLPLLAAGVVDPSWLIADAKSGVSGAGRKATTGLLMAEVGESFKAYSVTGHRHAPEIRQNLERVSGAGLNLTFVPHLVPMIRGIEATLYARLTRSDVDLDDLFSTYYANEPFVDPMPGGAHPDTRSVRGSNLCRMAAVRQGGSGVVVVQSVIDNLVKGAAGQAVQNMNLMFGIDESAGLDALALLP, from the coding sequence ATGGTGAGGGTCGGAATCGTCGGCGGCACGGGATATACGGGCGCGGAGCTCTTGCGGATCTTGGTACGGCACCCCGCCGCTGAGCTGGCGGTCATCACGTCACGGAGCGAGGCAGGGATCCGCGTTGCCGAGATGTTTCCTCATCTGCGGGGTCGGCTGGATCTCGAGTTCACAGTGCCCGACGATGGCGCGCTGGCTGAATGCGACCTCGTTTTTTTCGCCACGCCCAACGGAACGGCCATGCAGGCGGTGCCGGATCTGCTCGGGCGCGGCGTGCGTGTGGTCGATCTGGCTGCCGATTTTCGTCTGAAGGATCCTGATCTCTGGGAGACCTGGTACGGCATGCCTCATGCCTGTCCCGAGCTTTTGGCCGAGGCGGTCTACGGGTTGCCGGAGCTCAACCGGGATGCCGTGCGCGGCGCACGACTGGTGGCGAATCCGGGTTGCTATCCGACGGCGGTGACACTCGGGTTTCTGCCCCTGCTCGCCGCCGGGGTGGTCGATCCGAGCTGGTTGATTGCCGATGCAAAGTCCGGCGTCAGCGGTGCCGGGCGCAAGGCGACGACGGGGTTGTTGATGGCCGAGGTCGGCGAAAGCTTCAAGGCGTATTCCGTCACCGGGCATCGGCACGCTCCGGAGATCCGCCAGAACCTCGAGCGCGTTTCCGGTGCAGGACTGAATCTGACCTTCGTGCCCCATTTGGTCCCGATGATCCGTGGGATCGAGGCCACGCTCTATGCGCGATTGACCCGATCCGACGTTGATCTCGACGACCTCTTCTCGACCTACTACGCGAACGAGCCCTTCGTGGATCCGATGCCGGGCGGGGCGCATCCGGATACCCGTTCCGTGCGCGGGTCAAACCTCTGCCGGATGGCGGCGGTGCGTCAAGGTGGCTCCGGTGTCGTTGTTGTCCAGTCCGTGATCGATAATCTGGTAAAGGGCGCGGCAGGGCAGGCGGTGCAGAATATGAATCTGATGTTCGGCATTGACGAATCGGCCGGGCTGGATGCTTTGGCTCTCCTACCCTGA
- a CDS encoding DUF6776 family protein: protein MPESLRRLSYRLLAGGFYAVLLAAALWAGFELGQERVTSLMQPELAAFDAERLDVVAERDALRGALAAAMREQVIAERSRQIDREMARALTDQLKEAQDARLDLNRELLYLKRLVQEGDRGALRVQDLRLVSEGPPKAFRYTFTLTQVVPGFSESTGHIRFEIEGRTPSGAVTLSLADLPSAAPRALPIALEYLQSLSGTFELPGDFEPTGLLIGIEPSDDRLIPTSESFPWAPTIEAPSPGGSLEEALSKPRPERDANFRVSSTFGASTALSGRRGLKFDIF, encoded by the coding sequence ATGCCTGAGTCATTGCGACGCCTCTCCTATCGGCTGCTGGCGGGCGGTTTCTATGCCGTTCTCTTGGCTGCAGCGCTCTGGGCGGGATTCGAGCTTGGCCAGGAGCGCGTGACGTCGCTCATGCAACCGGAGTTGGCTGCGTTCGACGCGGAGCGGCTTGACGTGGTGGCCGAGCGCGATGCGTTGCGCGGCGCTTTGGCCGCAGCGATGCGCGAACAGGTCATTGCGGAGCGCAGTCGTCAGATCGATCGGGAGATGGCGCGTGCGCTGACCGATCAGCTCAAGGAAGCGCAAGACGCACGCTTGGACTTGAATCGGGAGCTCTTGTATTTAAAGCGACTTGTCCAAGAGGGCGACCGAGGTGCATTACGGGTTCAAGATCTGCGCCTCGTCTCCGAAGGACCGCCCAAGGCGTTCCGCTATACCTTCACGCTGACCCAAGTCGTGCCGGGATTCTCGGAGTCCACCGGGCACATTCGATTCGAGATCGAAGGGCGGACCCCAAGCGGTGCGGTAACCCTGTCGCTCGCGGATCTCCCGAGTGCGGCGCCTCGAGCCCTGCCGATCGCGCTCGAATATCTCCAAAGTCTGTCGGGGACCTTCGAGCTCCCCGGCGATTTCGAGCCGACCGGTCTTCTGATCGGGATCGAGCCGTCCGACGATCGCTTGATACCGACGTCGGAATCCTTCCCCTGGGCACCGACGATCGAGGCGCCGTCGCCAGGCGGGTCGCTCGAGGAGGCGTTGTCTAAACCGCGTCCAGAGCGAGATGCTAACTTCCGAGTGAGCTCGACGTTTGGTGCATCCACGGCCCTTAGCGGGAGACGCGGTTTAAAATTTGATATTTTTTAA
- the erpA gene encoding iron-sulfur cluster insertion protein ErpA, translated as MTTEVAADVPLVFTTSAASKVAQLISEEGNPSLMLRVYIQGGGCSGFQYGFTFDEEVQDGDTEVVTDGVTLLVDPMSLQYLTGSEIDYTEGLQGAQFVIRNPNATTTCGCGSSFST; from the coding sequence ATGACGACCGAAGTTGCTGCCGATGTACCGCTGGTTTTCACCACCTCCGCCGCATCCAAGGTGGCTCAGTTGATCTCCGAGGAGGGTAACCCCTCGTTGATGCTGCGGGTTTACATCCAAGGAGGCGGGTGCTCGGGTTTCCAATACGGCTTTACGTTCGATGAAGAGGTCCAGGACGGCGACACCGAGGTCGTGACGGACGGCGTCACCCTGCTGGTTGACCCCATGAGCCTCCAGTATCTGACGGGTTCCGAGATCGATTACACCGAGGGTCTGCAGGGCGCTCAGTTCGTGATCCGCAATCCCAACGCGACCACGACCTGCGGTTGCGGCTCGTCGTTCTCGACCTAA
- the tyrS gene encoding tyrosine--tRNA ligase, translated as MEQLERSLALIKRGTDEILLEDALRRKLALGRPLRIKAGFDPTAPDLHLGHTVLLNKLRQLQDLGHEILFLIGDFTGLIGDPTGKSATRKPLSREQIQENAKTYQDQVFRILDPERTRVVFNSQWLEPLGAAGLVQLAARHTVARMLERDDFAKRYKAGQPIAIHEFLYPLIQGYDSVALQADVELGGTDQKFNLLVGRQLQEAYGQEPQVVITLPILEGLDGVQKMSKSLGNYIGITDAPDEMFGKIMSVSDELMWRYFELLSTRDLAEIQAWRDAVREGANPRDIKFELGLELVTRFHDAGRARQALEGFVARFQRGAIPEDVPEEKVSAGDGGALPIANLLKAAGLVSSTSEAIRLIGQGAVRIDGERIEDPRRSCAAGSQHLYQVGKRRIARVRVF; from the coding sequence ATGGAGCAACTCGAACGCTCGCTCGCGCTGATCAAACGCGGGACCGACGAAATCCTCCTCGAAGACGCGCTGCGCCGGAAGTTGGCACTGGGACGTCCCCTGCGGATCAAGGCGGGTTTCGATCCGACCGCCCCGGATCTGCATCTCGGGCACACCGTCCTGCTCAACAAGCTGCGTCAGCTCCAAGATCTCGGGCATGAGATCCTCTTCCTGATCGGCGACTTTACGGGGCTGATCGGTGATCCGACGGGCAAGAGCGCGACGCGCAAGCCGCTCTCCCGCGAGCAGATTCAGGAGAATGCGAAGACCTACCAGGATCAGGTCTTCCGGATCCTCGATCCCGAGAGAACGCGCGTCGTCTTCAACTCGCAGTGGCTCGAACCGCTCGGCGCCGCCGGCCTGGTGCAGCTGGCAGCCCGGCATACGGTTGCTCGGATGCTCGAGCGCGACGATTTCGCGAAACGCTACAAGGCCGGACAGCCGATCGCGATCCATGAGTTTCTGTATCCCCTGATCCAGGGCTACGACTCCGTCGCGCTGCAGGCGGACGTCGAGCTGGGCGGGACCGATCAAAAATTCAATCTTTTGGTGGGGCGCCAGCTTCAGGAGGCATACGGGCAGGAGCCGCAGGTCGTCATCACCTTGCCGATCCTCGAGGGGCTGGACGGCGTTCAGAAGATGTCGAAGTCTCTCGGCAACTACATCGGCATCACGGATGCGCCCGACGAGATGTTCGGAAAGATCATGTCGGTCTCCGATGAGCTCATGTGGCGCTATTTCGAGCTCCTCAGTACGCGCGACCTCGCCGAAATTCAGGCATGGCGGGATGCGGTGCGCGAAGGCGCCAATCCGCGCGACATCAAGTTCGAGCTCGGACTGGAGCTGGTGACCCGTTTCCATGACGCCGGGCGTGCCCGGCAAGCGCTTGAAGGGTTCGTGGCGCGGTTTCAGCGTGGCGCGATACCCGAGGATGTTCCCGAAGAGAAGGTTTCGGCGGGCGACGGGGGCGCGCTCCCGATCGCCAATCTACTCAAGGCGGCGGGTCTGGTCAGCAGTACATCCGAGGCGATCCGCCTGATCGGACAGGGTGCCGTGCGCATCGACGGTGAGCGGATTGAAGATCCCCGCCGGTCCTGCGCCGCCGGCAGCCAGCATCTCTATCAGGTCGGTAAGCGCCGCATCGCGCGTGTGCGCGTGTTCTGA